A DNA window from Daucus carota subsp. sativus chromosome 3, DH1 v3.0, whole genome shotgun sequence contains the following coding sequences:
- the LOC108211572 gene encoding putative pentatricopeptide repeat-containing protein At3g47840 encodes MNCMLDLMVPENLASCLHQCSKVKTLRCGLSLHAAAVKAGMLLDVFVSNHVLNMYAKCGNIRCARRVFDEMPDRNIVTWGAMISGYEQAGKPLLAVELFSQLRLQPNEHVFASAISACAGLLSLRIGEQIHAQSVKCGCSSISYVSNSLVSMYMKCGQSSDALSVFETTSEPTSVSYNALIAGLMEGQQAEKGLEAFKLMCRQGFIPDRFTFVAVFGYCINAEDLITGIAFHCQTIKLKLDSSAFIGNVMMTMYSTFHLIDEAEKIFRDIQEKDAISWNTFITACCHCDAYAKGLSIFSEMLSGVEVSPDDFTYSSALTACAGIASLPQGKQVHAHLIRTRLYEDIGVDNALVNMYSKCGSIQYSYNVFKQKSYHNVVSWNSIITGFANHGLGKKSLELFRQMIDGGTRPDSVTFIGLLTACNHAGLVDEGIAFFNTMNEIYGFSPTSEHLSCLIDLLGRAGRLKEAEDYLEKYSHTSDPVVLGCLLSACRLHGDVQLGNRLGKRLLEAQPTTTSPYVLLSNLCASDAMWGSVAEVRKKLKVSGLKKEPGHSLIEVEGIWEKFTVGKFSHSRISEIVNVLNLLGPSVDEECFV; translated from the coding sequence ATGAATTGTATGCTAGACTTGATGGTACCCGAAAATCTTGCTTCTTGTCTGCATCAGTGTTCCAAAGTTAAGACACTTCGCTGCGGTCTATCACTTCATGCTGCTGCTGTTAAGGCTGGAATGCTTCTTGATGTTTTTGTATCTAATCATGTTCTTAACATGTATGCCAAGTGTGGCAATATTAGATGTGCCCGTCGGGTCTTTGACGAGATGCCTGACAGGAATATTGTCACTTGGGGAGCTATGATCTCTGGTTATGAGCAGGCAGGGAAGCCTCTTTTGGCTGTTGAGCTTTTCTCTCAGCTTCGATTACAGCCTAATGAACATGTCTTTGCTAGTGCAATTAGTGCTTGTGCTGGCCTGTTGTCACTGAGAATTGGTGAGCAGATACATGCTCAATCAGTAAAATGTGGCTGTTCTTCAATTTCATATGTTTCTAATTCACTAGTTTCTATGTACATGAAATGTGGTCAATCAAGTGATGCATTGTCTGTTTTTGAAACTACATCTGAACCAACTTCAGTTTCATATAATGCTCTAATAGCTGGATTGATGGAAGGTCAACAAGCAGAAAAAGGGCTTGAGGCGTTTAAACTTATGTGTCGGCAAGGTTTCATCCCAGACCGTTTTACTTTTGTGGCAGTGTTCGGATATTGCATTAATGCTGAAGATTTGATAACAGGAATAGCCTTTCATTGTCAAACAATCAAGCTCAAGCTTGACTCCTCTGCTTTTATTGGTAATGTAATGATGACAATGTATTCAACTTTTCATTTGATCGATGAAgcagaaaaaatatttagagaTATTCAAGAGAAAGATGCTATTTCTTGGAATACCTTCATTACTGCATGCTGTCATTGTGATGCATATGCAAAAGGTTTGAGTATATTTAGCGAGATGTTGAGTGGAGTTGAAGTGAGTCCAGATGACTTCACGTATTCCAGTGCTCTGACTGCGTGTGCTGGTATTGCTTCTCTTCCCCAAGGCAAGCAGGTGCATGCACATCTAATTAGGACTAGGTTGTATGAGGATATTGGAGTTGACAATGCGCTTGTAAACATGTATTCTAAATGTGGCAGTATTCAGTATTCCTACAATGTGTTTAAACAAAAAAGTTATCATAATGTTGTTTCATGGAACAGCATAATAACTGGTTTTGCAAATCATGGTCTTGGGAAGAAATCACTTGAACTTTTTAGGCAGATGATAGATGGAGGAACACGACCTGATAGTGTCACATTTATTGGACTTCTAACAGCATGCAATCATGCAGGACTTGTGGATGAAGGCATAGCCTTTTTCAATACTATGAACGAAATCTATGGGTTTTCTCCCACTTCTGAGCATCTTTCATGCCTCATCGATTTACTAGGACGTGCTGGAAGGCTAAAAGAGGCTGAAGACTACCTTGAGAAGTATTCTCATACATCTGATCCAGTTGTTCTTGGGTGCTTACTTTCGGCGTGTAGACTTCATGGAGATGTCCAACTTGGGAACCGTTTGGGTAAACGTTTGCTAGAAGCTCAGCCCACTACAACTTCTCCATACGTCTTATTGTCCAATCTATGTGCTTCGGATGCAATGTGGGGTAGTGTTGCAGAGGTCAGGAAAAAGTTAAAGGTTAGTGGACTAAAGAAGGAGCCTGGCCACAGCCTAATTGAAGTGGAAGGAATTTGGGAGAAGTTTACAGTTGGCAAATTTTCTCATTCAAGAATTTCAGAAATAGTCAATGTACTTAATCTGTTGGGTCCATCTGTGGATGAGGAATGCTTTGTGTGA